CTAGGGCTTGGGATCACCTTTATTTTGGCCCTTGCAGTCCTTGGATAGTGTCTACACGAGTTGGGTGGTCGATCTTGGGCTGCAAATCAAACTTGCAGCTGATGCTTCAAGAGGGGAATTTCAGCTGCAAACCCAGCAGTCCTTCAACCTTTTTGACGAGTTATTTTGGGTAAGGAGATCATCCCCTTAACTTGTTAGTTAGTGAGGAGTAGTGAGGTTATATTGTTTGAGGTTTAGGGGGTGAGTTGTGTTAGTAGTTAATCAACAAACTTTGTTGCTGATTTTGAAGGAGTTGGAGTCAAGTTGTGAGATTTTGATACTTGTTGTTGTATTCTTTTTGGCTAAGCGAGTGGGAAGTTTACTTGACTTTGGTAACTTTTTGTTATTGGAAGTTTAAAGGCTTGGGGTCAAGAAGGTTGGGTTGTTAGGGAAGTTGAAGTTAATTACTTTTTTTGGTTAGCTAGGTTGAGTTTGGGTCGTGGAAGTTTAGATTTTGAGTTCAAGGGTGGTGTGGGGAAGGAGGGTGGCCGGCAGTAGAGGCCACCGAAGTGGAGGTGGTGATGAGCATAGATTGTTAGTTAGTTTTGTTCCAAGTTTATGGGTAGGGAGTTGCTAAGTTTGGTTAGTTTGGTGAGGGTTGCCGATAGGTTGGATTTTGGTGAGGTGAAGGTTGAGAGTGAGATTGTGATTAAGAGAGTTTTAAGTGGTTAAGCCACtattttgattattatttTGGGTGGGTTTAAGTGAGCGAGTTTGGCTTGTCAAAGCCTCTTGAGTTGTTATAATTTATTTTGGACTTTCTTTTACTAAGTGAAGTTTTGTCACTTAGGTGTTTGTGGTGGAAACAAGTTTTCGTACTTGGTGAATTAGAAGTTGAAGCAAGTGatgaggtgagtaaacctcacgtaTATGCTAGTTAGCCTTGGCGGTAACTAGACATATTTCTTTATAATgtcattatttattttgatgtgagattggtatatatttatatatatatatgtacttctAAGTGGTAATagaaacatgcatatattttcattgtatatatgttattatattttatttttcgcTTTGAGATATTGTGTATAATTTTGTTGGTTTATAAACTGTGGAGGATGAGACCgagagggaagaaaatgtacctctcggtAAATTGGAGGATTGTGGATGGATTAAATGCATTGTTgaagtgtgtatatatatatatatgttgtttggtcgagagggaagaaaatgtacattccgACATTATTATGTTGTTTCTATGTTTTGTGGCCGGAGGGGAAAAAATGTACCTATCCGGCATTATTGAGATTATGGTGTTGTTTTGACCGGAATGGATCAAAAGGTACATTCAGgtattattattgttattgTTGTGGTATTATGGAGTGGAGTGGGTGAGTTGTCAAACCATTGTTGCCAAAGTGGCGAAAATGTGTTATTTTGATTGTTACGCAAAGTGGCGATAGACAGTTTCAGAACCATACAATTGGCCGAGTTTGGGGAAGATTAatctagagctctagtttgtgcATGTTATTCATGAGAGCAAAGTGCTGACTGACTCATGAATGACTCAATTATTGTGTGTGTCATCTATGATGAAGTTAGTGTTGTTGTGGTGTGAGCGTGAGTGGTGTGATAATATTGTTGTGATGACAATGCTGGAGTGTGTTGTTGTTAATGTTGTAGTTATTGTTGTGAGAATGTGGAGTTAATGTTGTTGTGATGACAATGATGGAGTGTGTTGTTGTTAATGTTGTACTTATTGTTTTGAGAATGTGGAGTTAATGTTGTTATCTAAGAAGTTGTTGTAAATGCACGATTGTTGAGTATTCTTTTTCGTTTACTCATACTAGCTGTGAAGCTGACCAtattgtgtttacaatcctagTGTACCAATTATGGTGCAGGGGATAGTGCTGCATGTACTTCTTAGTAGCTGAGCCGTGAGGGGTGCGCTGCGAGACAACTGAGATTTGTTGATCCAGTtgttctcttttatttttggtGAGCTTTTTGTGAGAGATGGAAACTGTACATATTTACATTATGTAATTATATTGTAATACAGTTTGTGTAACAAAGTTAGTTTAAACTCATAATGGTTATACAACTGCTgtaatataatttcatttattgaagttatTTTAGATTTATTAGCGACATGTTccaggagaattactattctaccctcgtgtgtgtcttagttttattaggtttcctgttagagatagattcgcatctctgtaatagattaggactctgaatcctacgagactcaggttatgtaatgcctatatatatgccccattatcatataaaaatagacattatgttctattacattgttattattctcgtttcgttcctccttAAACATGGtcttaaattttgaaatttactatttagaaTTTAAGGTTGTTACAACTTCTAAATCTCTCTTATTTTTTGATAATAAAGCTTGCCGCAACAACATATTTTGAGAACCATCTAAATTTAGCTTGGTAAAATTTGATGGAATTAGATACGTAATGTtaatattttcatttaataCAAGTCAAATTCGATCTCTTctaaggtaaaaaaaaattatatatatatataactaatataaagaaaataaaacagaaGTAGGCAAATGAAATTGATCTAGAGCAGAGAAGTCTTTGCTACATGTTTCACATGCACGAAGGTCGAAAACAAGTGTCTTATTATAGTTTCTTACAGCTCGCGTTACAAACCAACCAAACTTGTAAAgtgatagagagagagagaccattCTAGCCTTCTAGGTGTTGTAGTGTGgtacaatttcagccaaacaCACTTTATTACAAAACCTTCGTGTGCTCTCCCTCTTCTTCCACACCTTCCGCTATTATACAGAGACAAATTCTTAGGTGGGCCCCACCTATATGAGTGATGTGACTGCTGCTTTTTACACAAATAGAGAGATCCGGGAGAGTGAATGAAGTTACCACTTTGCCCTCGGTGTCAAATTAGAAACGCTGAACGCAGAAATGCGCGTTTACGTTTCAACGCCCAATGGAATGAGGCCGAAATGTCATCAGAATTAGTACAAATAAAACACGTGTCCCTTTTGACGCAGAGTCCCCTCATCTTCAAAACCCAAACCCGCCTctgctcctctctctctctccttcttcaGTAGTCTTCATcacaagaagaagaggaagcatGGATGAGAATTCAGCTCTGATCGAATCGATTCTCAGAGAGGAGGACGCAGCCGTGGCGGACAAGTATGTCAAGAAGATGACCGCGCCTGTCCAGAACGGCGACGCATACGCCTGGCAGACCGTTTCATACCACAAGAGAAACCGGCGGTCAATTCCGCCGGATTCCGCCGACGTCTTCCGCTCCGTCGAGCTGCCTTCCGAGGACCGCCGGAGGAGAATTCGAGACGCTCGTCAAACGGATTCCACTGTTGCCGCAGTCGGATCCCCGCCGCATTCCGACGGTTGTAGCGACGGCGAGGTCGCCGGTGCCGTGGAAAACGGCGAGGCGAAGAAGGTTAAGGTGAAGAAGCCGAAAAAACCGAAGATGACTGTGGCCGTGGCCGCTGCCAAGATCGACGCAGATCATCTCGCCGCTTTTCTCGCCGAGATAACCGTGAGTTGATATATGCTTTGCTGTTATTTCGTTTCTGAATTGCTTTGCTGGAAAATGAAGATGACTGTTTCTGATGTGGTTCTGATTGATTGAATCAATAGGAGGTGTATCAATCACAGCAAGACATTCTGCTTATGCGTCTGGCTGATTATTTCGGCCGAGCATTTGCGTCTGTCGGTGCGGCTCAGTTTCCATGGTTGAAGATGCTAAAGGAATCCACAGTCTCTAAGATGGTTGACGTGAGTGTGTCTTTCCTTAATCCTTGCCCATATTTTTGTGCAATTACAATCTGGAATTTTCGtcaggagaagaaggaaaacaTAGAAGTGGATCACAATTTCGGAGAAATGAACAATTTAAAGGAGCCTCTAATCATATTTGTTAGATCATTTACTTTATTGTGAATCTATAAGAATATGATAAACTGCATTGGGGGTAGATCATGTCAACAAATCAGTAGTCTTTCTACTGGCACGATATCAACTACTGTATAATAATCAGCAACTTGTAATTCTGTGATTATGTTACACAGCGGTACTGCTAATTTCTAACGACGATTTTTTTTCGAAAAAGCAGATCCCTCTTTCTCATATATCAGAAAATGTGTATAAGACATCAGTTGACTGGATCGGCCAGCGCTCTACTGAAGCCCTTGGGTCATTTGTGTTGTGGTCGCTAGATTGCACTCTTGCTGACCTTGCAAGTCATCAGGGAGCAGCTAAGGGATCCAAAAAGGTGGTCCAGCAACCTTCAAGATGTCAGGTAGCTTTTGGTAGAATTATGTATCATATCATTTCAAGGTTTCAGATGGTATTACTTGTATGTTTATTTTAATCTAGAAGTCTCCAGTAGTGTTCCTGGTCAGTAATTGATCAGAATAGACTTGATTTGTCATCCTTGAAATCCAGATCCTAGGGTGgaaatgaatcaactcaaactTGTCGTTGTCTTTTTCATCCAGGATCGCTCTTCAAATTTCTGTGCCCAGTATGAAATATCTAATGCATGTATAGTCTCTGGGAAATTATAAAAGGTAGATAAGCACTACATATTAAGGAACTGTTTGAGCCATCGGAGTTGATTATCCATTGAGATCTCAGAATAATTTATTAAGGCCTAGTTGATTCATTCTCATCAGCCAAGTAAAACAGATGTTAAGCTGAGAGTGATTACTCGAGTACATTGACACTACGGTGAAATTCAGGTAGAAAATGGGCTATTAAGCCCTTTTGAAATATTCATGGCATGCAATACCAGGGTCACATTTCAAAGTGTATTCGTTTCAAGGGTACTGATTGATCATAACATGGATCCATAGTCGTTAATAGTTTCtggtgttattttttttttcaagttagCCTTCCTCACTTGTATAGACTACACTTTGTCGTGCTTCCCTTCAAACGAGGAATTTTTCAGTTCTTCCGGAGAACCACGTGGCAATGTCCAGTGGTCCTCCATTCGAATTACAATTTGACATGtaagttttaaaaataaaaatcatatttaatttattttatgaaagacttttgtgtttctttctaaaatccTACACCCTATCCTTTAttaccctaaactctaaatctgaaatcctagttcaaaatcatcaatatcCATGatggtcatttcacaaataataaaaatatgtaaaattataattttggtatAATAAATCCACGTGTCAAATTGTAATTAGAAGTGAGGACCACTGGACATTGCCACGTGGTTCTCCGGGAAGATCGAAAAATTTCTCCCTTCAAACCCATCCTCCTCCTCTTGCTGCCGTTAATTAATATTTTCCTTCTTCAATTCACCTTTAACTATGGAAATAATGAGGTCTAAAGTTTGTAGTTCTTGTTCAAACACCAATTGTAGACAGAGAGGACCTTCCAATAGGATTTAATGGGAAATTATACTAAGTCACATATGCAATATTGTCCATACCTTTATATTTTCTGTTCAACCTGATCAACTTCTATGTCATAGCAGCTGAGATTGAAATTTGGAACTGCAGGTTGCCATTTTCATGGTTTTAGCAATGATTTTGCGAAGAAAACCTGATGTATTGATTAGTCTCTTTCCTGTGATGAGGGAAAGTTCAAAATATCAAGGCCAAGAAAAGCTTTCGCTCACAATTTGGTCGATTACGCAGGTATAATGCTTTTCTGAACAGAATTAATGTTCCTAAATTCCCCCATTTGTTTATAGAAATTTTAACAATTAAGATATATTTAGGCCTCTCAAGGAGATTTGGTTGTTGGGCTGTACGCGTGGGTACATCTTCTGCTGCCTGTATTGAGTAGCAAGTTGGGTTGTAATCCACAGTCGAGAGACTTGATTTTGCAGTCAGTTGAAAGGTAGGAGAATAACATCCATTTAAATTGGAACAGCTTCTACTCCATCTTAAATGCGTATGTTTGGTTTCGTTACCATGGAGACCTATGTTtcctttattttatgttttcgTTCTACAATAATCGAGTTTCTTTCCCTACCAGAATTTTATCTTCTCCAAAAGCTTGCCCTATTCTATTAAACGGTGCCGTCCGGAAAGGGGAGCACATTGTGTCGCCATCAGCTCTTGATATcttgatgagagtttcttttccttcaaCTTCAGCGCGAATTAAGGTGCGCCATCTTTCTAGAGTAATTGCAAAGTTTTCCTTCATGTATGCGAATCAAACACAAAACCTCTTCTCTCCTTCCCAACCTAATATCTTCTGTGCAAACAATTTCTTTTGTTAAGGCAACTGAGAGATTTGAGGCTGTCTATCCAATCTTGAAAGATATCGctctggctggatccccgggtAGCAAAACAGTGAGGCAGGTTGCAAAGAGCACTCTGGACTATTCAATTAGAGCTATGAATGAAGGTATTGCCGACATACgagaaatttgttttttttttcattttgtagaATAAATTCTTTGCTAGTGAAATAGTTCTGTTATTGGAACTTGATATATGGAGCACTTTGCAGGCATTTCTGAGCTATCTAAAGAAGCAAGCTCTGTGTTTATCTGGTGTTTGACACAAAGTCCCGAATGTTACAAGCAATGGGTATGCGTTTTCATTTACtcgtttgattttgttttgtattccttttttttttttttttcaatcttctTTCCATTGTCTGTGTTCACATGTCATTGTTAGTATACCACTTTATTTAGGTCTTATCTTCTCAATATGATACTATTAAAACAGGACATGCTTTACCTGGACAATCTCTCTGCAAGTGTCGTTGTGCTGAAGAATCTATCTAACGAGTGGAAGGAGCATTCTGTTAGGCATGCTTCTCTTGAACCCTTGAGGGAAACCTTGATGAGTTTCAGGGAGAAGGTAACCTTATGCTACCTTCATTACCttgggtatatatatttttgtttgtttttcaaCTGCGTCTTATAGGTATTGGAAATTTCAACTGCAATCATGAAACTGAATTAGTGTAGACTCTAGAGTAGTCTCTTATAACTATGGACTCTAATACTATAAACCTTATTAGAGAAACTTACAAGAAAATTACTTTCTTGGTGTAGAATGAGAAAGCATCAGCAAAGGGAGATGATTTGGTGCGCCATTCGTTGTTAAAGGATGCAGATAAATATTGCAAGTTGATTTTAGGACTGTCATCTCAAGGCCATGGATGCATGAAAAGCGTGGTTTTGGTGTCTGTTTCCCTTGCTTTAGGTGTTGCTGTCATGTCCCAAAACTTTCAACCTGAAGACCTCAAGAAATTTGCCGCTATGTTCAACTTCCCCCTAACTCTAAATGGAGGAACTCAGCAATACTGACAACATATACTCGGTTAAGAAAGAATGATCCATAACAGTATTGGCACAAAATGAGTTCCTCGTTGGTCGCAGTGTAACTAGAATCAGAAGAAGCAACAGCAGCACCCCGACATGGCTGCTACTTTACAAGGTGTTGTGTCCCTTATTTTCAGTATCAATATGTTGTTCAGTGAGTAACTTTCCCTTTGCATAGGCTATCTTAATTAGATTGGCTTCTGTTTCTCGTCAATGTTGATGAGTTTCTGTCAGTGTAATTTGGGTTATGGTAAGTTCATTGGCGATCTCGATCTATTTCAGTCAAATATAGATCGGATAGGAAAAATGCTCGTGTTAGCTTGACCTTCTGGGTCAAAGATGTAAAATGCTTATAtaaaataaggaaagaaaTAAATGACGGAATAAGTGCTCCGGTTTCTTCAGATTTTGCTTCATTatcttttattattattagctAGACAattgttgatatatatatatatatataagtctcTATCCAAAGTGAACattcactatgaaattacatattaaagttccaattttgtcacacttttcggtcaaaatttttttcatcacaaatgattcaatatTAGGTATGTTATCATctttacaaagtttcatccaattcggttATCGccaaggtattgaaattagatgaAATCCATGATCGAATTAAAACTATTTAACGCGAAttgttcgtgtaaatctctaTTCTGAAAACTCAAACTATTattaaattagatgaaatttggtagagatgattttttatagcatacctaaatattgaattatttgtgatgaaaaaatttgaccccaaaaagtgtgtcaaaattgaaacttcactctgtaatttcagagtgaagtttcactcttgGCTGTAGAGATCCGCACAAatggttttggtgcggatttccatttttgcacCACTCTTCGAAcgaatttcatcatcaatgcaaaattcagccaatttggtgatcgttgAGGGATTTAAAATTGtgttttttctgttaaaaatatgagCAGTTCGTGTTTGATAAAATTTAGTAcgtccatttgtttttctattttgagggccttaacgatcACTAAATTGGCTGAATttttacagagatgatctacacaatattatctagatactagacggtagAGGCTGCGTTTGGTAGGACTTATCACCCCTGGTGATTATAAGTTAAGCTCCCCATCATGTTTGGTAACTCAGCTTCTCCCTTCCAGCTTTCAAAAGCTGTGgctttttcttcatataagCACAAGCTGCTCCCCACCTCCTTTTAGAAGCAGAAGCCAAACTTACACGTGGTACACTGTAGCGAAacttaaatgaaattttcaaaatccCATTGGATACCCTCAACAACGTGATAGAATTACTTGATGTACCCAACCTCaaaactctctctcttcctccaccAGAGTCGTATGTGATGACCGAAGTATTAACCAAGCATCTCTCTCTATatttctctctcgctctcctCTGTGATCCGCCGCTCTGACGACGCATTTGCCGGAATCGAGGATCCAAAATCCCACCAAGATTAGATCCGTACCAGGAACTGACAGTCCGGCCAACCCGATCAGATCCTGCTTGGTATACACCTCCCTCTCACATTTCTAGatttctctcctctctcttctccgATCACTCATCggattgttgttgtttctGTTACGCAATTGCGCAGCCTTGGACCGGAGCACTCGTCGATTTCCAGCGTTTGCATCCAAACAACCACCGGTGCGTTTTTGATTCTAGGCTTCGCGTAGTTGATCATGTATTGATATGGTGTCTTTGATAGTTGGTTGTTCTTGATTATTCATTTGCTTTGACTCCTTCATTTTGTAGCATCTGATTCTTATGAGAATGAATCTTAACACAAAcctttgattttttattaaatgtgAGGGATTAATTCTATGATTTGGACGATCTGAGAAAGCCGTGAAGTCCTGTGGACGTtttggagaagaggaggcTACTAATTTGAGatcattttatcatgttgAGCATTGATAAAATATTGTTGTATAGGTGCTGTTTGGGTAATGGAAGTAGGAAAAGATTGGCAATgagtttaaaaaaataagactTGGAAAGGACCCCATTCAGTTCTGGCATTTTTGCGTTTGAACTGAACTTGTGTCTGAATTGTTGGAATAAGAAGCATGTTGTATTGgttgagaagaagaaacaaatttaattgaatttattttcagtGTGTGTTAAGAGACTTGGATATATTGTGCTTATTTTGGTCTTGGTTTAGTGAATGATCTTAATCATTGTAGTTTTGAACAATGATTATGAAAGTATAAAACTAAAACGTGAATACAAGTTGTAATACTTGAAGTATGTGAGAAGATGACTGAATGAGAAATTGATTCATGTCGTTTACTTTggatttggtttatttggGAATGACTTgaatgaaattatattatgAAGACTTGAGTGGCTTTTTGATGGCTTTTTGGTTTTCGTATATTCAAGTGCCATAGCCTAAAAAGCCTCGGGTTATGTTTTATTGCATTAAATGCTAATATTGAAAGTACATGAGAACCCGAGGCTAGGCACTAGTTTATTTTGGAGATCTAGAAATGCATAATTTTGCATTCAGTCTTATAATGTTTTATGTTGGAGCGAAGTGAATGGAGCCGATTTTGGGAAATCGAATGGAGCCCagatttgattgttttgccTTTTTGTTTCTATAAATGAACTTCTTTACTTGCAACAATCTTCTTACTATGATTGTACATTATTCTATATTTCAACGTAGGTGGCTGATTTATTTCTTAATGTTTAATGTTTGGTTTTCATGGAAGCTTCAAAGAGTCTTCAGGGAGTGaggtttgaaacaaacatTGGCATTGTTATGCTTCTCACTGCTGGCATGTACCTCTGTAAAGTAAGATTTCTAATTGGAGAACTCCATTTTAGTTGTTCATTGACATAATTTGACTAGATTCCATTACTGGAACTAGATTAATTAAATGTAGTCTACGGAACCTATTGCATAATGCAGACACTGTTATTAATAATGAATCCTTTTTACCAATTCTGTTATTTAgctggttttgtttttttttcactggCCTTTTATTTCAGCCTAAACAATGCATATGCTTTCTGTTGTCAATCCTTAAGTTGAGACAAATCTTCAATGAATATTTTCAGATGCTTATGAGGTATGTTGTTGGCGCGTGTGCTTATAGTTAGTTTATGTTCTAGGAAACTTTATCTGTTTGGTTTTGCTTTGGACAAGAATGTACCACTGATAGTTTTATCTTATTATTGGGTTATAATCCTAAAATAATTgttgatgaatgctcgattactcgacatcaatatttaaccatgtaagcatcgtaagtagtataaagcaagagggtatcgttcacaaaccggggatccatccagggcttaggatcacatcaattaacacgaattcataaagatataaaatgtTTGATGTATAGGATCAGtatcaaagataaaaacagaaaataaaacataaactaatatatacaagtgatcaaccaaccaatacataaacaatcaccaaaacaaatcatataaagctaacgaaaacaaGTTTTATGTCCATCttaagaatcatgccgagattAGTTCATAAACAattaaggttggatcatgcaattagggtcctaagcagtaacctaaacacatagacacttaacacattcgattcattccaagcggtcttaatcgaaatctaacatacttatcctaccatgcaattccaaagccacgcatattgaattcattaagcatgtcacctacttaacccccaatcatgcaatttcgaaaatcacatagaaaagataaacatgttcatagcataagtcataaatccaacaacctaaatatcatgctacaagcgtatacataacataaagatatcgaaatcattcaataacaaggcacggcagaaaccaaaatcatagaactaaaaacctaaaatcgcaactttatataatttgaaacaagtaactatttcatagacaaaattgaaacaagtttactctacacaaatcgcatgcttcatccaagaacaagaacaaaaccaaaaccgaatttaaacaagagtgaatcatggttacactttataaatcaagcaatccacaagtgtagccgagacttctatggatgaaaccttcttcacaagcgttcttgaaggctattgattggtggggaatggtggaatcggttttaggatttcttggaagggtgaagaatgaattcggcagagctatggcttgtgtttgtgtgtagggctAATGATGATTAaatggggaggccgagcctctatatataggagtctagAAAGCCTTCTTGTCGTCCCATAAGGaagtagaatccaattgggaagctgaaatcctctttgttatggatttgatttatgtactccatatccaacttgatgtaggaaaccaaatccaatagggagatcacaaataggctgcacggcaacaatcttggtccaactaggagtagctaggccggcctcctcttctccttcttcaactcggatatgatttccttgttcaactaggaatgcatctcggcaactcttcttcctttccaaatatgatttgtctttcctgaaaagaaatcgacgattaagaaataggaaagaatgaaaataggaaagtagaatcctagtcgagtaaggaatcctagctcaataaggagttctaacacttagcacaatttcatcatcaaaacatctaaattcggcatagctctccttagaacatacaaatgacaattatgatcctaaaacaactaaataagaagtaacaaagcataagaatagggcatatatacattaagaacgtcacactttgtgctcctatcaattgTGCAGCTCGATGCATTAATACAAGGGTATGGAAGCATacaataatttaatatttaaaaattgATAGCGGTGTGCATATGAAGATAGGCTCTGCATTTCTAGAACTCTAACGCAAGTTAAAGTTTCCTTACTGATTAGTTGAATCTAAAAAGTTTGTCCAGCTTTTGACAAATTGTTGCCCTGTATAGATATTAATAGAACAAACAGTGTTCTCTTTGAAATTGCTGAGATAAAATCAAAGGAAGTTATTTTAGGTAGTCTATCATCCAGAACTATATCTAGGATCAACGCATGTATACTAAACAACCTGAATTATTTTTCCTCATGTGAAACTGATGATGACAATTCTCTACCATTGCAGGTCTAGAAAACTGGTGCAACAAATGAGTCAATTCCAAAGGTGGCTTTGGATTATGGCATAGCCTCCAATGTTGTATTACAATCGTGTTGTAGTTTGGCTGAAAATTGGTG
This genomic interval from Argentina anserina chromosome 1, drPotAnse1.1, whole genome shotgun sequence contains the following:
- the LOC126791767 gene encoding uncharacterized protein LOC126791767 — its product is MDENSALIESILREEDAAVADKYVKKMTAPVQNGDAYAWQTVSYHKRNRRSIPPDSADVFRSVELPSEDRRRRIRDARQTDSTVAAVGSPPHSDGCSDGEVAGAVENGEAKKVKVKKPKKPKMTVAVAAAKIDADHLAAFLAEITEVYQSQQDILLMRLADYFGRAFASVGAAQFPWLKMLKESTVSKMVDIPLSHISENVYKTSVDWIGQRSTEALGSFVLWSLDCTLADLASHQGAAKGSKKVVQQPSRCQVAIFMVLAMILRRKPDVLISLFPVMRESSKYQGQEKLSLTIWSITQASQGDLVVGLYAWVHLLLPVLSSKLGCNPQSRDLILQSVERILSSPKACPILLNGAVRKGEHIVSPSALDILMRVSFPSTSARIKATERFEAVYPILKDIALAGSPGSKTVRQVAKSTLDYSIRAMNEGISELSKEASSVFIWCLTQSPECYKQWDMLYLDNLSASVVVLKNLSNEWKEHSVRHASLEPLRETLMSFREKNEKASAKGDDLVRHSLLKDADKYCKLILGLSSQGHGCMKSVVLVSVSLALGVAVMSQNFQPEDLKKFAAMFNFPLTLNGGTQQY